In Nocardia sp. NBC_00403, the DNA window TGAATCCCGATGTCTGGCAACGGTATATGGCCATCGCGCTCAACGGGGTGCGCGCCGACGCCATGCCACGCCAGCCGCTCACCGTGCCCGCGCTGACCGACGAAGAGGTTGAACTGGCCAAGTCGCACGTCTGCGCGGGCCGCAAGCGGTAATCGCAAAAAAGGGACATAGGTAGCGCGCGTCACACGCATTCCCCTACAGTTGGACGCATGACCAACTCGTGGGTGAACTGGGCCGGCGATCAGCAGTGCGCGCCGACGACGATCGCCGCCCCGCGCAACACCGATGAGCTGGCCGATGTCCTCGGCCGCGCCGCCGCGAACGGGCAAACGGTACGCGTCGCGGGCGCGGGCCATTCCTTCACCGACACCGTCCTCACCGACGGCGTGCTACTGAACCTCGCGAACATGAACCGCGTCCTAGACGTGGATCCGACCACCGGCCGCGCCAGGGTCGAGGCGGGCATCACCCTCAACGCCGCGAGCAATGCCCTGCACCCGCACGGGCTCGCCTTCCCCAACCTGGGCGATATCGACGTGCAGACCGTCGCGGGCGCCACCGCCACCGGCACCCACGGCACCGGCGCCACGCTGCAGAACCTTTCGGCCGCACTGCATTCCATCGAACTGATGCTCGCCGACGGCACTCGGGTAGAACTGAATGCCGAGACCGATCCGGAGGGTTGGCGCGCCGCACGCATCGGCATCGGCGCACTCGGCGTCGTCACCGCCGCCACCTTGCAGCTGGTTCCGTCCTTCGTACTCGAAGGCATCGAGCGACCGGTGCCGGTCGAAGACATCCTCGCCGACCTGGATTCCTACATCGACGGCAACGAGCACTTCGAGTTCTACATGTTCGCGCACAGCCCGTTGGCCATGACCAAGCGCAACAACCCGGTCGAGCTGCCCGAACAGCCGCGCGGCAAGGCCGTCGACTGGTTCGCCGACATCCTGATGTCCAACTACACCTTCGACATGCTGTGCCGCCTCGGCAAATGGCAGCCCGGCCTGGTGCCGTGGATCCATCGCGGCGCCGCCTACGCGGGCAGCTACCGCCGCCAGGTCGACCGCTCCTACCGCGTGTTCGCCTCGCCCCGCCTGATTCGCTTCACCGAGATGGAGTACGCGATCCCGCGCGAACACTCGGTCGCCGCGATCCGCGAAATCAAGGAACTATCCACGACATTCGATACGCCGATGCCTATCGAGGTGCGCTGGGTCGCCCCCGATGACGCGTTCCTCTCCCCCGCCGGCGGTCGCGACACCTGCTACATCGCCGTGCACCAGTACCGCGGCATGGATTTCGAACCGTACTTCCGCGCCTGCGAAGCAGTCTTCGACCGCTACAACGGCCGACCGCACTGGGGCAAGCGCCATTTCCAGACCGCGGATACCCTCCGGCCGCGCTACCCCGATTGGGACCGCTTCGCCGAGGTGCGCCGCCGCTTCGACCCCAAGGGCCGGTTCAGCAACGCGTATCTGGACCGGGTGCTCGGCCCGGTTTCCTGAGTTCGCCGCACGGGTCAGTCGGCCAGGATCTCGGCGACCAGCCGAGGCAGTACCGTGCCGATGGGGTCCCGAATAATCTCGGTGGCCAAGCCGTCGTAGGGCGTCGGCTCGGCGTTGACGATGACGAGGTCAGCGCCGTTGTCGACGGCGAGCGCGCACATCGAGGCAGCGGGCTCCACCTGCAGTGAGCTGCCGACCGCCAGGAAAATGTCGCTGGCCTCGGCCGTCAAGGCGGCCTTCGTGATCGTGCGCGAGTCGAGCTGCTGGCCGAACATGATGGTCGCCGCTTTCAGCACGCCGCCGCATTCGGGACAGGGCGGGTCCGCCTCTCCTGCCGCGACGCGTTCCAGGGTCGCGGCCATGCTGGTCTCGAAATCACACTCGACACACACCACCTCGAACATATTGCCGTGGATTTCGATGACCCGATGCGGCGAGGAACCCGCGCGCTGATGCAGCCGATCGATGTTCTGGGTGATGATCGTGACGGTGCGCCCGGCCCGCTCGAGATCCGCGAGCGCGGTGTGGGCGGCGTTCGGCTCGGCCTGCCACGCCGGGTTGTCGCGGCGGGCGAGCCACGATCGTTGCCGCAGCTGCGGATCGGCCAGGTAGGCGTCGAAGGTCGACAACAGTTCGGCGATGGGGTCTTTCGTCCACACCCCGCGCGGCCCGCGAAAATCCGGTATCCCGGAATCGGTGGATATCCCCGCGCCCGTGAGCACCCCGATCCGGCCGGAACGCCTGCGCCATTCGGTCGTCATATCGAAAGCGTAGGGGCAGCACCGCGGTCAGCGCATTCGGCCAACGCGCTTACCGTCGGCTCGTTTCGCCTCGGCAAGCGCAGCCCCAGCGCGACCCGGAATGACCGGGACCTCCAGCACTGGCGCAGCCCCGTCGGACGTGCCAAGATAGTGAGAGATTGGTACTCTAAATCTCTCATGCTATTGAGCAGGACGATCAAAGGAGATCGCAATGACGGCGTCCGGCGCACTCGACACCACCGGCTCGCACACGCTGCCGGACCGCCGCCCGATCGAGCCCGGCACGCGAATGTGGGATGAGACCGGCCTGATCACCTTCTCCCTGACCGCAGGCTCGGCGTTCCTGCTTCAAACGATGGAACCGACCATTTCCGCCGTCGTCGACGAGCATTCGACCTTCCGCACCGACCCGATGGGCCGCGCCGTGCGCAGCCTGGGCTCGGTGATGATGTGGATCTACGGCGGTGACGAAGCGCTCGCCGAAGCCGATCGCCTGCGCGTGATGCACGCATCGCTCAACACCACCGATGCCGCCGGCGTCCGGCACAAGGCGCTGTCGTCCGGACCGTGGGCCTGGGTGCTGCACACCGGCACCTTCGCCTTCACCGAAGGCTCGAAATACTTCGCCCGCCGCCCGCTGACCGCGGCGGACAAAGAGGCGTACTACCAGGAGGTGGTGCAGCTGATGCGCAATTTCTCGGTGGCGCCCAAGGAGATTCCGGAGAACTACGCGGCCTTCGAGAAGTTCTTCGACGACATGGTGGAAAACCACCTACAGGACACCGACACCGCACACGACTACCTGCGGGTGATCCGATCCGTCGCGCCACCCCAGCAGCTCCCGCGCGCACTGCGACCGATCTGGCGACGCGCCGTCGCACCCATCGGACAGCTGCAATACTTCTTCACCATCGGCACCACCCCCGAGCCTGCCCGCCGCAAGCTCGGCCTGACCTGGACCGCAGCCGACGAACGCAGGCTACGCGTCCTCGGCAGGCTGATCGGCCGCACCGTCCCACTGCTCCCGGAACGCCTGCGCTACTTCCCGATTGCCTACGAAGCCCGCCGCCTCGAGCGCGACCGCGCCCGCCTGCGCAAGATCATCGATCTGCGCCCCATGTGACTTTTGTGAGCCACGGCAACGGCCCGTGGGTGCCTGCCCGGCGCCCGCGGGTCTTTTCGGGTGTCTACTATCGAGACATACCTGAAGCGCTGCAACAACTCTCGGATGTGTTGATGATCGAATTCGGCGGCGCCGCGTGCGCCGCGACCCGGTGAGCGTGCATCCCGCCCGCGCGCGTCCTGGTATACGTATCACTCACACTACGGCGCCGTTCGGCGCCCCGACCGGCTCGAACCAACCCGCATCGCCCGACCTCGCGTCCAGCATCGCTCGATTCACCCAGTTGAAAGGTATTCCCGCACATGGCTCACAAGCCCAGCGTGCTGTTCGTCTGCGTCCACAATGCGGGCAGATCGCAGATGGCCGCCGGATTTCTCGGTGCGCTCGCCGGTGATCGCATCGAGGTCCGCTCCGCGGGCAGCACACCGGCCGATGCGCTCGACCCGGCCGTGGTCACCGTCATGGCCGAGGCGGGCATCGACATCTCCGCTCGAGCGCCGAAGCTCCTGACCATCGACGCGGTCGCCATGTCCGACGTCGTGATCACCATGGGTTGCGGCGACGCCTGTCCGTTCTTCCCAGGAATCAGCTACCGGGATTGGGTGCTGCCCGACCCGTCGGACGAGGACATCGCCATCGTGCGCTCGATCCGAGACCGGATCCGCATTCTCGTGGAGAACCTGATCGCCGAACTCATTCCGGCTACCGCCAGCTGAGCGCCGCCCTCGTCCACGGTGTCCGATTTGTTCAAGACCGGCCGCACCGAGCCCGCTTAGGCTGCGGGTCATGACTCCACAACTCGACTTCATCGGCATCGTGGTCTCCGATATGGCGGCCACCCTCGACTTCTATCGACGCCTCGGGCTGGATTTTCCGGAGGGCTCCGAGAACCAGTCGCATGTCGAGGCCGCGATCGTGGGCGGGATGCGCATCGCCTTCGACACCGAAGCGGTGATCAAGTCATTTCATCCGCAGTGGCAGCCGCCCAGCTCCGCGGGCCGGACCGGACTCGCCTTCCGGTGCGCCGATCCCGCCGAGGTCGATCGGGTGTTCACCGAACTCGTCGACGCCGGCTACCACGGCGAATTGAAGCCATGGGACGCCGTTTGGGGTCAGCGCTACGCCTCGCTCGCGGATCCCGACGGCAACGGCGTCGACCTGTACGCCCCGTTGCCCGCTACCGACTGAGCAACTCACGCAACGACATTCCCGCCAGGTCCCGCATCTCGCGAGCCAGATGGGCCTGGTCCGCGTAGCCGGTGCGTGCGGCGGTGTCCGCGAGCGCCACTCCGCTGCGCGCCACCGCCAGGGCCCGCTGCAGCCGCAATACCCGAGCGAGCGTTTTCGGCCCGTATCCGAAGGCCGCGAGGGACCTGCGATGCAGTAGCCGCGCACCGAGCCCGGCCGCTTCGGCGGTCTGCGCCACCGACCACCCCGCATCCAACGCGACCGCGATCCGGCGCAGGATCGGATCCGGCGGTTCGGTGTCGGCCGCCCGCCGCAGCACTATCGCCTCGAGCGCGGCAATCGTGTCGTCGGCGTCGTCGATCTGCGCAGTCAGCTGCCGGACCGTTGCCGACGGCCACAGATCCGCGAGTTCGACGCGTCGATTAAGCAATTCGTGTGCGGGCACCCCGAGCAGCGCGGGCGCACTACCGGGAAAGAATCGGATCCCCGCAAAGCGGGTTCCCACCGGAACAGCTGGGCGGTAGGCACCGGTGTCCGGACCCGCGACCGACAGCGTGCCGCCGGTCCACAACAGATCCATGCAGCCATCGGGCAGGACGGGCAGGACGGGCAGGCCGAGATCATCGCGAGTTACGGTGCGGGTCCACACCACAGCACCGTCGAACCGTGACGGGCGCTCGCGATATCCGAGCTCCGCCGTTGCCTCCACCACGATTCGAGGCTACCTCGGTGTCGTCAGCGACTCCGTCGAGATTATCTACGCCGTAGACAACCGGGATCGGAGGCCGGGCGCCGGCGCGATATCAGATCCGCCGACGGCTCAGTGCGGGTTGAGACCCCGGGGTGCGACGCGGATGTAGTTGATATCGGTAGCAATGATTTTGGTGTCGGGATCCTTGCACCCGACGCTGACCTCTGCCTCGGGCGGTGACGAAAAAGTCCAGATGGTGGTCCACTCTCTGCCTGCGATGGATTCCTGTTTCTTCACATCCGAGGAGCGGAGATCTTCATTTCGCCCGGTGCTGTCGGCTACCGCACAGCGCAGGCCCGATGCCGCCGAGCCCCACTCCGCGGGAACTTTGATATCCATGACGACATCGGCGGGTACGAGCACTTTCTCGGTTTCCCCGAGGGTTATCCGCACACCGCCGCCGGACTCGGCAGCCTCGCTCGGCTCCGGAGCAGCGGTCACCGCACTCGCCGACGAAGCAACAGTCGACGTCGCAGCGGAACTAGACGGCTTGTCATCGGAGCACCCAGACGCGGCAACAGCCACCAGTGCGGACGCCGTAATCCAGATCAGTTTCACAGGTCAAACCTCTCTTCGCGCCCACTAATCAGGCATCGGTACGGATCAGCGATCGAACAGAGTATGACGACTTCTCAGATGAATGCAGACTACATTGCATGAAAGTTGGCAATTGATCCGCAAATAGAGTGTGCGCAGCCGAGTTCGAGGGCAAGGAGAAGCACCGCACACCGGCACCGATAATTGGTCCGCGTATCCGTATGCCGCCGATGGCAATTCGCGCCTACCGAACATGTTCGGTTCAACTTCGCATCGACAGTTAGGATCGCGATGACCGAAGTGATCACCGTGGTTCGGAGGACGCCGATGACATTGCCCGTCGTATTCGACATCGCCGCAGCCGATGGCGACGCCGATTCCTATCTGGTCAGACCCGATGACGGGCGAGCCCATCCCGGCCTACTGTTCCTCATGGACGCCTACGGCCTGCGCCCCTGGCTCCGCGAGATGATGGAAACCATTGCCGCGCACGGCTTCACCGTGCTGGCACCGAATATCTTCTACCGCTCGGGACGCGCACCGCTGCTACCGCTACCGGACCCCGCCGAGCCGGACGGCCAGGCCCATTTCTTCGCCGCATTGGCTCCGGTGCGGCAGCAACTCACGCCGGACAACACGATGGCGGACACGAAAACCTACCTGGACTGGCTGAGCGCTTGCCCATTCGTCGCACCGCACGCACTCGCCGTGACGGGCTATTGCATGGGCGGCCGGCTCGCCCTGCGCACCGCAGGCGCCTTTGGCAGCCGGATCGCCGCCGCGGCCAGTTTCCATGGCGGACGCCTCGCAGTCGAGGATGCGCCCGACAGCCCGCACCACGCCGCGAACGGCATCGCCGCGGAACTGTTGATCGCCCACGCCGATCGGGACGTCTCCATGCCCGCCGACCAGATCACCCTGCTCGACTCGGCGCTCGACGCCGCGGGAGTTCGATTCACCTCGGCGGTGTATCGGGATGCGCAGCACGGCTTCACCATGCGTGACACTCCAGCGTTCAGCGAGGCAGCCTACGAACGCCACCTGCACGCCCTGCTGGCGTTGCTGGATCGCGCATTCGCGGACGGCACCGTATAGATCGGCGGCAGGCGGGCCACCTCCCCGCGGAAGACTCATTGATCGACCGGAACGACACGAGGAGCGCAATGGAATTGACCTACCGCGACATCAAGGCAGCCACCGACCGCGTCGCGGGTCGGGTGCGGCCGGTCGCCCTCGCGCCCGGGGACCGCCGAGCCGGATCCGTCTCGGGTGAGCTGTGGTTCGCACTCGAATTCATGCAGCACACCGGCACATTCAAGGCGAGGGGCGCACAGAACTTCATCCAGGCGCATCGGGACGAGGGCACATTACCCGCGGCCGGGGTGACCATTGCCTCCGGTGGCAACGCGGGCCTCGCGTGCGCATGGGCGGCGCAGCAGCAGGGTGTGACCGCGACGGTGTTCCTGCCGACGACAGCACCCACGGTGAAGGTCGACAAGCTACGCGGCTACGGCGCGCAGGTGCGGATGGTCGGCGACGAATACGCGCACGCGCTCGCCGCGTGCCTGGAGCACGCCGACACCACCGGCGCACTGCTGTCGCACGCCTACGACAATCCGCTCATCGCCGCGGGCGCGGGAACCCTGATGGAGGAGATCCACCGGCAACTCCCCGGGCTCGACACCATCGTCGTCGCGGTCGGCGGCGGCGGCCTCTTGGCCGGGATAGCCACAGCCGCAGATCATTACGGCATCCGAACCGTGGCCGTGGAGCCGGAGAATTGCCGCGCGCTCCGTGCCGCGATCGAAGCCGGGCACGTCGTCGACGGCCCCGTCGATTCCGTCGCCGCCGATTCCCTCGGCGCCAGGCGCGTCACAGAGCTGGCACTGCACGCGGCTCAGCACTACGACGTCGCATCGATGCTGGTCTCCGACAACGAGATCGTCGCCGCCCGGCGCGCGCTGTGGCACGATCGCCGCCTTGCCGTCGAGCACGCGGCCGCAACGGCGCTCGCCGTCCTGACCAGCGACGATCAGCGTCCCGGCCGGGCGTACCTGCCGAATCCGGACGAGCAGGTCTGTGTCGTATTGTGCGGCGCCAACACCGATCCCTCGGATCTGGGCTAGTCGCGGCTTGCTAGGTGCCGATCACGGCATTCATGATGGTGCCCGCGCTTGTCGCGACGACACCGCCGATCATCGCTCCCGCCACCATCTTCGGCGACTGCAGACCGCCGCCGGACCATTTCTCCCACGCGAAGCGGCCGCCCGCGTAGGTGATGGCGCCGACACCCGACAGCAGCACGAACCAGGTCAGGTAGCGAACCATCTGCAAAATCTTGTCCGAGATCGGCGGCGCCTGCGGGGTCGGGTTCCCGATCTGGGCGAGGACTGTCCCGTACATGTCATGTGCCGCAGCGAGAATCATGCTCACAGTCGTACCCCTCTTCGAATGCCGGTGACGCCGTCGAACGCCTAGCCAGATGATAGCCGGTCATTCTGAGAAAGATTGCGCAGCAACCTGATTCGCACCATCCCCCGAAGACGCGCCGGGCGGGACGCGCGCACACGGCCTGTCGCCCACGCATTCTTGTTCAACCATACGATCGGACGTATTCTTTGTTGATGACCACCACGACCCTCCCCTCGGCCGAAGAAACCGATCCGTACTGCCTGCACCCCCTCGATGCGGCAGCACTGCTCTTCGACGCACCATGGCGGCGATTCGCAGTGCTCGGCGACAGCCTCTCGGCAGGCATGGGCGACCCGAGCCCGGGTTATGCCACCTTGGGCTGGGCCGACCGAGTAGCGGACACCCTGCGCCGAGTCCATCCAGATCTGGCGTATCTCAACACCGCGCAGCCCGGCGCGACGACAGACCAAGCGCTGCAACACCAGTCCGAACAAATCCGCGCGTTCGCCCCCGACCTGCTCCATGTGCCCTCGGGCGCCAACGACATCGTCAGGCGCACCCCCGATTTCGACGACATCGAGGAAACCCTGCGCGAGATGTACCGCCTCGCGAGTAGCACCGGGGCGCAGCTGATCACCTTCACCCTCGGCAAGGCGTACGTCGTGCCGGTCTTTCCCGACTGGGACCAGCGGGTGCGCACAGTCAACGACATCACCCGCAGGCTGGCTGCCGAACACCGCGCGCACGTCGTCGACATGTGGGATCACCCGATCAACCACCGCGCGAACCTGTTGAGCGCGGATGGTATTCACTTCTCCGCGTCGGGCCAGGCCGTACTGGCCGCCGAGGTCGTCAAACGCCTTGCCCATCAGCTCGGAAAGCGGGTATCGGCATGATCTCCGATAAGCGCCTGTTGCGCGGGGCCCGGTCCCGCCAGATCGTGCTGCGGCAGGCCGTCGACACCGCGTCGCTCGATGGGCTGGAGGGGCTGAGCTTCGGCAAACTGGCCACCGACACAGGACTCAGCAAGGCGGGCGTGCAGACCCTCTTCAAAACAAAGGAGATTCTGCAAGTAGCTGCCGTCGACCACGCCCGCGAGATGTTCATCGACGCCGTGATCCGCCCGGCCCGCACACAACCTCACGGGGCGGCACGCCTGCGCGCGCTGATCGAGCATTGGATTGTCTACGCCGCGACGCCGCTGTTTGCGGGCGGCTGCCTGCGGATGGCGAACATCGCGGATTTCGACAGCCACCCCGGCCCGGTCCGCGACGCCCTTGTCCGCGATCAGAAGGACTGGATCGGCGCCATCGCCGCCGAGCTGCGGCACGCCGTCACCGCGGGCGAGATCGCTGACCTGGACACCGATCTCGCCGCATTCCAGATCGACGCCGTGCTCGGCGCCGCGAATAGCGCACTGCGTCTCGGCGATACCGACGTGGTGCACAAGGTGCGCCGCGTCGTCGAGGGTTTCCTCGTGGCGCCGCCGGCTCAATCGTGATTGGCAGGCGTTCGATGCAGCACAATTTCGGTGCGGTCGCCGGTCAGCACCAGAGCGTCGTCGACGACCGTCCAGGCCGGGGTGAGCAGCAGGAATTCGCTCAGCCAGCGGTCCTGCTGCATCAACTCTGCCGAGCAGGTGAGCACGGTGGAAAACGGTGACCTCGCCTTGACGATTCCGTCGTCGATGTCCGCGTCGAACATGACCGTGTTGCACCCTGCGTGGGCCGAGAGCCTGCGGGTCTCGGCCACGAACCACAGCGTGATCCTGGTGCCGCGGACGAGATAGCGGCGGCGTCCGTCCTCGGTGACGGACAACGAAACGTAGCGGTGGCCCCAAAGATTGGAGTCGATCATCAGCAGATCAGCCCTCACTCGCAATAGTTGAATAACCAACTATCGTGGGGTGTGCCGGGCGAACGCGGAACGGGTCGGTCCACTGAGCGAACCGATCAGCGAAGATTCTTCCCGATCTCGCGGGCCGCATGTGCGACCAGGCTCGGGAGATTCGGCGGAAAGCGCGGCGCGAGGGACATGCAGGCGATCGCAGCGGGACCACCGCACCCGTTCGATTTGATTGCCGCTGCCGCACAACAGACTCCGGTCACCAGGTCGTAGCGGTCGACGGCGATCATACCGTCGTCGGCGATGGCGGTTTCGATGCGCCGCCATTCTCCCGCCGAATAGGTCGGCGGCGGTGGCGCATTCTCGGCCCGCGCGGCGTGCAGCACCTGCACCATCGCGGTCCGGAAGGTGAGGTCGGCTTCCGCCTCGGCCGTGACGAATATTTCCGCACCCTTGAAGCTGGCGATCAGATGTACCTCGTCACCGTCGAGAACACACACTGCGACAGTCGCTTTGGTCATAGCCGCCAACGTCCGCCCCGGTCGTTGCGCGGCCTGGCGCAGCAACGGCGCGGCCTGCCACTGCCTTCCCAGCTCCGCCATTCGAGCACCGACGAAGTACCGCTGCTCCACCCGCTGCACCGCACCGAGGGCAACCAACTGCTCGGCGAGCCGGTACGCGGTGGCCTTTGCCAGCCCGGTGGCACGCGCGAGCTGGGAAAGACCGCACCCTTCCGGGACGACCGAAATCGCCTGCAGCACTTGGAACCCGGCTTCGAGCACGCCACGTCCCGCAGTCTCGGTCTGTGCCTCTGCCACCACCGCGCCAGCCCTCCTCGCTCAGCGCACCGCAGGCTCGGGCGCGCTCCCCAGCGGCCCCGCGGCCTCCCAAAGAATACGCCCGGACCACCTCGATCCCGCGATATTCGGTTAATCGCAGCGCACATCGCGCAACGCAGACCCAATTCGCCTGTGTCCGTAGGTGACTGGAGCCGTCCGCAGTGGTCGGTTCGAGTGCGCCACCACGGGTTCAGCTCACCAGCAGCACGACTTTTCCTGGGCCACGCCCGGTTTCGCTTTCCTGTTGAGCGGCGGGGGCCTGGTCGAGGGAGAAAGTTCGAGCAGGGCCGGGGAGCCGGTATTCGCCCGCGGCGAGCCGTTCGGCGACCTGCTCGGCGAGTTCGGTCGGACGCGGAGAGCCACCCGTGCTGGTGAAGGTCACACCGAGCTCGGCAGCGGCGGGATCGGCAATGGTCACGATCCGGTCGGTGCCACCGCGCAGATCAATGGCATCGGGCAGCCCACCATGGCCCGCGGCGTCGAATACGGCATCGACACCCTTGGGCGTCAGGGCGCGCACACGTTCGGCGAGACCGGCGCCGTAGGTGGTCGGGGTGGCGCCGAGGGCACGCACGACGTCTTGATTAGCCTGCGAGGCAGTGCCGATGACGCTGACGCCGCCTGCCACCGCCAGCTGCACCGCCATCGAACCGACGGCCCCCGCCGCGCCGTTGATCAGCAGCGTCTCGCCGGGCTGCAGCTGCAACAGCTTCAGCACGTGGTCCGCGGTAGACACGGCGATGGGAAGTGCCACGGCGTCCGCCCAGCCGAGCCCGGCCGGCTTGCGGACGACGGCGGCGCTCAGCGCGTACTCGGCGTAGCCACCGCGGCGCGCCCACCCGAACACCTCGTCACCGACGGCCACTCCGGTGACCGACGGACCGACCGCGTCGACAACACCCGCGATCTCGGCACCGGGATACTGCGGAAACACCGGTTCACCGAAGGTCAAAGCGCCCGAGCGAACCTTCCAGTCCGCCGGATTGACCCCCGCCGCTCGCACCGCGACACGGACCTCACCTGCGCCGGGCTCGGGTACCGGGATATCCACGATCTTCAGCACCTCAGGCCCACCGAACTCGTCGAACGCGATCGCCCGCATCTCGTCTGCCTCTCTCCCGGTTGCTCGTGAACAACCACCCTAAGCCGAGATTCATGCCCTACCGCCGATTGCGAACTCGAATCGTGGCGGCGGCTCGCTCGTACCACCTGTCACAGCGGGGCGGCGAACGCCGAGGTCGTTATCAGCATCGAGCACGTCGATCGTCGCCGTCGGGCCCGCCGACCGGCCGCTGCCCGGGCGCGAGGTCAGCGGCCGAGGCGAATGGATCGTGGCAGGCAGCCGGGCAACACCGCCGCCCGCCCTGCCGTGGTGGTGCGAGATCCCGATCTTCGCACCGGGCAGCGCGGGCCGCTGATTTCGTACCTTCGGTTACTGATCACCCTGAGGCAGGTGCACTTTCGCATCCTCGTAGGTACCGGTGGGCGCCGTATCCGCGAGTGTGTAGACCTGGTGCACGACCCCCGATTCGAAGGTGGTCGAGGAGATCAGGCGCAGCGGAAGCGGAGTGTCGGCCTCCTCGAACAACCGTGCGCCCTTGCGGACGGCGATCGGATGGACGAGCAAGTGCAGTTCGTCGAGCAGTCCGGCCTCGAGCAATTGCCGGACAACCGACACCGACCCACTGATGGCAATGTCGGTCGCGCCCGGCTCGTTCTTCAGCGCCGTGACGGCCTCGATGAGCTCGCCCTTCAACAGTTCGGAATTGCGCCAGGTGAACTGCAGATCCTGGTTCGACACGACGATCTTGCGGGCATCGCCGAGCGCCTTGCCCATCGCAGCGTCCTGCTCACCCGCCAGCTCCCGATCCGGCCACGCCCCGGCAAAGCTGTCATAGGTCTTACGCCCGAGCAGCAGTGTGTCGGCGGACCCGAGCTGCGCATCGACCGCCGCGCCCATCTCGTCGCTGAAGTACGGGAAATGCCAGTCCTGCGGGTCTTCGATCACGCCGTCGAGCGAGATGAACAGACCTGCGGTGATCTTCCTCATGGGACGTCTCCTGGTGGTGGTTGCTTCGTCGTCAGTTCAGACGAAGCACACCTCGAGAATTCATCGCTCGCGTGGCGACCCCGTCCTGATCGGCCGTAGGCACACCTCTCAGCTTCTTCACAGCACACCCTCGCGATACTCGAACAATGCATCCCCTCGGACTCTTGCACAGCGCCATCGTCGACGCTGTCACCGAACCCGCGGCGAAGGATGTCGCGCTCGCCGAGCTGGCCGTGGCGGGGGTTCTGGTCACCACGGGGATAGTCCAGACCGGTCGCCGATACGTCTCAGCGGCGTTGTGCGTCGGTGGGTTGCTCATCGCGTTCGCGATATTCGCGATCCAGGTATCCGACAATGGCTGGCTGACCGGCGGCGACGCGCCGACCCGCAGCTGGTTCGTCGCCCATCGCACACCATGGATGGATACCGCGGCGCTCGTGATCACCACACTCGGCAGTCCGGGCGCAGTCATCACGCTCACCGCGCTCATCGGGGCATGGCTGTCGTGGCGCACACGATCCGCACTGCCGATCATCGTGATTGTCGCAACGGGAGCCGCCGCCTCGGCAACTAGCACCACACTGAAGCTGGTGGTGGGACGGGTGCGCCCGCCGATCGAGACGCAGCAGGTCATCACCACGGACTACTCGTTCCCGTCGGGACACGCCACCAGTACCTCGGCGCTGGTCGGCATCGCCGTTGCCATCCTGATGATCGGGCGCGGCCGACAGTTCGTAGCGCTACTCAGCGCGCCCG includes these proteins:
- a CDS encoding dihydrofolate reductase family protein, translated to MRKITAGLFISLDGVIEDPQDWHFPYFSDEMGAAVDAQLGSADTLLLGRKTYDSFAGAWPDRELAGEQDAAMGKALGDARKIVVSNQDLQFTWRNSELLKGELIEAVTALKNEPGATDIAISGSVSVVRQLLEAGLLDELHLLVHPIAVRKGARLFEEADTPLPLRLISSTTFESGVVHQVYTLADTAPTGTYEDAKVHLPQGDQ
- a CDS encoding SGNH/GDSL hydrolase family protein, with the protein product MTTTTLPSAEETDPYCLHPLDAAALLFDAPWRRFAVLGDSLSAGMGDPSPGYATLGWADRVADTLRRVHPDLAYLNTAQPGATTDQALQHQSEQIRAFAPDLLHVPSGANDIVRRTPDFDDIEETLREMYRLASSTGAQLITFTLGKAYVVPVFPDWDQRVRTVNDITRRLAAEHRAHVVDMWDHPINHRANLLSADGIHFSASGQAVLAAEVVKRLAHQLGKRVSA
- a CDS encoding NADP-dependent oxidoreductase produces the protein MRAIAFDEFGGPEVLKIVDIPVPEPGAGEVRVAVRAAGVNPADWKVRSGALTFGEPVFPQYPGAEIAGVVDAVGPSVTGVAVGDEVFGWARRGGYAEYALSAAVVRKPAGLGWADAVALPIAVSTADHVLKLLQLQPGETLLINGAAGAVGSMAVQLAVAGGVSVIGTASQANQDVVRALGATPTTYGAGLAERVRALTPKGVDAVFDAAGHGGLPDAIDLRGGTDRIVTIADPAAAELGVTFTSTGGSPRPTELAEQVAERLAAGEYRLPGPARTFSLDQAPAAQQESETGRGPGKVVLLVS
- a CDS encoding TetR/AcrR family transcriptional regulator, producing MISDKRLLRGARSRQIVLRQAVDTASLDGLEGLSFGKLATDTGLSKAGVQTLFKTKEILQVAAVDHAREMFIDAVIRPARTQPHGAARLRALIEHWIVYAATPLFAGGCLRMANIADFDSHPGPVRDALVRDQKDWIGAIAAELRHAVTAGEIADLDTDLAAFQIDAVLGAANSALRLGDTDVVHKVRRVVEGFLVAPPAQS
- a CDS encoding META domain-containing protein — encoded protein: MRADLLMIDSNLWGHRYVSLSVTEDGRRRYLVRGTRITLWFVAETRRLSAHAGCNTVMFDADIDDGIVKARSPFSTVLTCSAELMQQDRWLSEFLLLTPAWTVVDDALVLTGDRTEIVLHRTPANHD
- a CDS encoding helix-turn-helix domain-containing protein; this encodes MAEAQTETAGRGVLEAGFQVLQAISVVPEGCGLSQLARATGLAKATAYRLAEQLVALGAVQRVEQRYFVGARMAELGRQWQAAPLLRQAAQRPGRTLAAMTKATVAVCVLDGDEVHLIASFKGAEIFVTAEAEADLTFRTAMVQVLHAARAENAPPPPTYSAGEWRRIETAIADDGMIAVDRYDLVTGVCCAAAAIKSNGCGGPAAIACMSLAPRFPPNLPSLVAHAAREIGKNLR
- a CDS encoding threonine/serine dehydratase → MELTYRDIKAATDRVAGRVRPVALAPGDRRAGSVSGELWFALEFMQHTGTFKARGAQNFIQAHRDEGTLPAAGVTIASGGNAGLACAWAAQQQGVTATVFLPTTAPTVKVDKLRGYGAQVRMVGDEYAHALAACLEHADTTGALLSHAYDNPLIAAGAGTLMEEIHRQLPGLDTIVVAVGGGGLLAGIATAADHYGIRTVAVEPENCRALRAAIEAGHVVDGPVDSVAADSLGARRVTELALHAAQHYDVASMLVSDNEIVAARRALWHDRRLAVEHAAATALAVLTSDDQRPGRAYLPNPDEQVCVVLCGANTDPSDLG
- a CDS encoding phosphatase PAP2 family protein, encoding MHPLGLLHSAIVDAVTEPAAKDVALAELAVAGVLVTTGIVQTGRRYVSAALCVGGLLIAFAIFAIQVSDNGWLTGGDAPTRSWFVAHRTPWMDTAALVITTLGSPGAVITLTALIGAWLSWRTRSALPIIVIVATGAAASATSTTLKLVVGRVRPPIETQQVITTDYSFPSGHATSTSALVGIAVAILMIGRGRQFVALLSAPAALLITLVAASRLYLGVHWLTDVIAGALLGTAFAVIGATVLHALEQRRTAIGSAEAAGSAGESHLPSALAS